The sequence ATAATCTGTGCTGTGTTCCCAGGGCAACCCCTGAGATGATCTCCATGCTGAAACGGAATTCATGTGGGAAAGCGTTGGAGATCGCCCGGCAAGCTCGTGACATGTTGGGAGGCAATGGAATCGCTGACGAATATCATGTTATCAGGCATGTCATGAACCTTGAAGCTGTCAACACATATGAAGGTAAAATGGTTTCCAGGCTGCTTCTTTGGGGGAACGTCTGCTGGGATCACAAAATAAATATGGAAGACttaaaaagaactattacaagatagcattcttttttcttttctggatGTATACCTTGAGGCACCGAAACACATCATTCATGTAATGTCTGTGAAGCTTCCCAAGCCATAcatcaggggaggggaaccttcAACCAACAGAATAATCATGACCCACAAgccttccccatttggcccacaagtcCATTTTGAGCAAGCCACATCCAACTGCCCTACCCCTGTTGTGATATAGATAACAGCAGGGCTTGGTCAAAGCCCCCTTGTGCAGCTTCCAAAGCGGCTGGCAACCAACCCGTTTTTCGAAAGCTGTTGAAGCACTGCACACAGTAGGAACCTAGTGCAAAGTAGGATTACCCTCCCTGCATATTCGCTGAGGGCAAAGGATCCTGCTTGGTCTGGGCACACATGTAATGCCTCTGCGGGGATTTCTTGCATGCACTCAAACCCAGCACTGAACAGGATTGCCCTCACCCCCATCCACTAAAGTGAAGGGAAGGTGATCTCACTTGGTCTGGGTGTGCAAGTAATGTGCTGCTAAAAgcaaggtttttttccttgcttttACCACCTTGCAGCCTACTATGTGCTTTGAAGACTTCAGAGGACTTTGGGACTTCAGAGGACAAAAAcaaaatgacatcaggtgattgacagataggCAGCCTTACCCATttgccaaatttggcctgcaaggcagatcctgataagaatctggcccatagagccaaaaaggttccccatccctgccatacatCATCATGCTAATCTTCCCATTCGCAATGTGGATCAAGGAAAATCATGGGCTGGGAGGCCCATTCTAGCATTACCCAAGTGATGGAGCCACTGTAGATAGGCGCCTCTCTGCGCCACTAGACAAATGTCAGATGCCTCAGACCATATGAGAAGAGTCTTTGTTATGCAAATGTTATCCCAGTGTGCAGAGGGGCATCGCCAGCGCAGGAAGGAGCCATGTTGTGGACTCTTCCTTCGTGGTCTGACATTACCCTAACACTATATGTAGATGTCCTACTGTTAATAGCGCCCACATTTCAGAAGGGGCCTTAAATGGGCATATATGCAAAAGAGTGCAGTCTGCTTGAGAGACATTCCACCACCTGGCAGTTTCCTGCCAGACTGAGTGCATAAGAAGTTCTGAGGTCTTAAGACGTGAATCTTCTTTGGGTTCTGCTTTCTGCAAGTATACAACTCTCCAGTCCTTAAACAGTGGCAGAATACTGTAGAGAGGTGTAGTTGGACACTCTCAAGGTGGAATTGAGGTCCATTAATCCTTACGGGAGCTCTGCCATTGTGTTAATGGCATAAGGATTATATATCATATCATCATAGATGTAAATAATTGGTTCCTGATTCATTCTTTTAATCTTCAACAATACGCTATTTGTGCTGGAGTTGAATGTATGGCTGAACTGGAATTAGCCAAAATTCAAAAAGGATTGGTTATATTAACAGtgtaactttattttatttttttattctatAAAAGTACACTAAATTGATTTACACAATTTTTGGGGCCATTACataacaaacattttttttaaaaagcaattaattgCCATGTCTAAAAAGAGGCACTGTGTGTACACAAACCCTTTGCAAGGGGATGGAATAGTTTAGGTTCGTGGTAGCTATTTTAAGTCTGAACTCAAAGATCTTAATCGTCTTTCATTGACATATtatatttgtgaatattttagCTTGTTCCTTATGTAATGCCACTAAATTATTAATTTTAGAAAACCTTCTGAATTTCTTCACTCTGTTTTAATTCCTGTTTTCCAATTGTAAATATCCTGACTTTCTTGGTATTTTTTGGGTAGAAGGAATGACAGGCACAGCAGTAAAGAAAACAGGAATGAAATTTGATGTGGCAGAATTTTTAACATCAGAAAGAACAAAGGGTTCATTTGCTCTTACAGGGAAAGTTCATCTGGAATATGTTTCCTTAGATTTTACACACTTGCTTCGGTCATGTGCTGCCAAGGTACACATGCATGGAAATCTAGGTTACCTGttccatttatttatatcctgcctttcatccaGTGAGCTCATGGCGGCATATATAGTTCTCTACTGCCTtccaattttatccttgcaacgaccctgtgaggcaggctaggctgagagatagtttCTGGCCCAAGatctcatggctgagtggggatttcaacttGTGTCTTCCTGATCCTGGTTCAGCTCTCACTTGCCCATTATGAAGCCTGCAATTAGCTTTTAAGATGTTATTTTTATAGACAAAACTCTCAATGAGCACACTTCCTATCTCTGCTTAAGTACttgaaatttattatttatttattaaatttctatcccgcccttcccagcaggagcccagggcggctggtTGAACGTCCCTCTTCCTCCCAGGTTTTTCAATCTCTTAATTTTTATTTCCTTTCAGCTGTAGAAAGTCCTCTGGATACATTGGCGGTATTCTGATAACACGTCCTGTTAGTGCAAATTTTACTGCTAGCATAATGGAAATTCCCcgcatcctccccaaatctgttccagagggttgggagaaccccctAGAACAGATCTGCAGAGGGCAGGGGAGTCCTGTTGGGCAAGCAGAAAtacttgtgctgacagaactacTTACACAGCACTACATTGAATGTGTTGTGATGCTTGATTACTGAAGCACTTGATGCTAATTGTATCTGAAAAAAGTTAtgtgctgtcccccccccccggctgcttagtcctattttgtttttctttctcttttctctctttGCCCTCAGGGACCCATGACATCCACGCACTCATCCTAGGCAGAGCGATCACTGGACTTCAAGCTTTCACTGTTGGCAATTGAAACTGCGTGTCTCTAGGGTTTCAGCATTGTTCCTCATGGCTCCAAATATGGGAACACCAGTGGAGTTTGTGATGCCACAACATTTTTCAAATCTGAGCATTATGGTGCTGCTGACTAGACTCTCGCTCTACATATAATTTCTTCACTTCAACTCaattatttgtaattaatttgaaACCATATCAAAACCAGGCATTTAAGAATTCTCTTCACCAAGAAAGCATACAGAGATAGAAAGCATCTAGATTGTGGCAAAGGAGCACACCATTAAGACTTGATTGTCCTTTTGATGGGTAATAAGTACCATGgaaaggagggcaatggtaagTAGAGAAAGTTGCAATGTAGGGAAATACACAGTTCAGAAATGGTCAGATTGCCTGTGAGATAAGCTGTAACTGGTGGCATTTGGCCCTTTACAATTACTTTTTATGAGAAGCCCTCTGCTGCTGCAGGATCCAGGCAGAGCAATAGCTTTGGTTGTTTTCAAGTATCCATACCTGTTTGAATAATCTACCATTTTAAAGGTgttctgtgtgtgttttatgcaGACCTTGAGTCATGTATGTAAAACTTAACAGGAGCACTGCAGCTCTACTAAACTGTATCTAATCCAAATTTACTGCTCACTTTGCAGTCATTCTGCCTTATGACCTTAAACAAGCTGTTGCCTCACAGGACCTCTGTTTGCTAAATAAGGACTATGAATCTTGACATTTGAGCAGATATTTTTGATAGAGAGCTATGTCTCAGCTAGGACTTTTTTGAATTTGTGATTCTCATGTTCAACTTCTGTTTCCTAAAGAATAAATTGAATATGATGGATATGCCGCAATAGATATATGTATGTGGTAGAGTGACCAGTTGAAACCTGATTTACAAATATTGGCCACGAGGACCAATAATAACCTAAAGCAGATCTCGAACCAATTTGGGCAGTAGCGGACAGCGTGGTGGGGCTGCACTGATCACCTGCCCTCCCTTTGTATGAGTTACTGATGCCTAATGGGATGGAGAGGAGGGCCCAgattgcaccacaccaaccttgCCACTGCTCCCCTGTCCTGGTATGCAACAGCGGCTCAGCTGGAGGAAGGTTAGGTGACCTGGCAAAGCtccacaccatctgctactgaATTTGAGAACAGTGACTCCCCCTTCAGTTCAGTAACTCCACATGTATCTCAAGCCCATGTAGCTTCCCCTGGACAGATGTGTGATTTAGGATAACTGTTGCTGAAGTGGAAGTGGCTCGTGCATCTTTACTCTTCAACTGTGTGAGAACATCTTTCTGTGAGCAGATCCTCCAGAGTTTGAGCAACATTTAAGGGGGTCAAGCATATTGTCTCAAGCACAAAACCAGCACCCCATCCAAGGGTGGGGGTTGCCTGTGGCTCTGCCATCTGCTGTTTATTGCCATCTTTATGGGTTATATACGTCTCTGTTTCTGTGACCAGGAATCCAGGCAGTGGTAAGTGAGGATGTACTGACAATTTTGAGCTGTTTTAGCATATGGAGCTCATAGCCACAGTTCAGTAGTGGGTGTGGCTTAAGATACAGGCATGAGGTGCTTCCACACTGCACCACATTTTCAGCAATTGGCTGGAAAAGAAATTAAAACTATGGTTCCGTGTGGCACAATGATTACACTATAGAATCTAGCAATATATAATCATGGCCAGGATCCTTGTATAAAAtttagaattatacagccacaaaagtggctatgtactatagtcagcatggacttttcgcattccgcagtgttaCACATTACACAGTCTTCATCCACCAGAATGACAAGATGGCCAAGTGtcaatatattatacagccacgagagtggctgtatactatagtcagcatgcattttttgcattccacaatgttaaatcaaaaataccccccatgccattctgatgcttcccataagctcatttcagaacaaaaccttacaaaacatatagtcctaaactgagaaacacttgcttaacaaccctctaaattttcatggtgatacacaagacagtcagagagaatagagagttcaaagtgtaaaaagagagagaaaaaccagaccccttttagacttttttctgtcagttctcataatttcttgaaattaattaagaatcagccatgttcacagagtactgtgtaatcctattactggccttgctccatactctgaccttcatcttctgcagtttaaaagttaaaaaaattcctagctgatttttaattaatttaagaaatttggcattgaactcaatgataaggctgggcatgctcagtaagaaccaactgtcagtgttctaaaagccagactcacagctgctgggcttggctaattggagtaacacccacgccagacctttatttccctttagacagtcatggcttcccccaaagaatcctaagaagtgtagtttgtgaagggtgccaagatGAGActactattccactgacagagctccagtggccctagtggtttaatagtcagctgctctgattgtaggtctgtgaggggaacagggcctgtcctagcaactctcagcacccttcactaactacacttcccaggattctttgggagaagccatgactgactaaagggaaataaaggtctagtgtggatgtggccagggacagctttggtttaaatttgggtgggaggctacatgtgcctgctgtagaataaaaatgggggggacaccctgaaaaagaatgatactgttcacaatgttttccttttggaaaggaaaggggctttccctctgcccagtgcccacccatccaatctcctcccctccctcttcctcccatttctgcccttctcccctccctgctcccccagatcagtttttcctaccttaagcatgattgcatgggagtaaatcccattgaactcaatatgcaaatgatcaaacctgccctcccctcctcctccctcccatcacctcccttttgcccctccccccttacttcactcctccccttctattccctcctttcccctccccctcattctGCTGCTCtctcctccgcctcctcccccatggtcagttttacctatactatCCATGATtggacaggagtaaatcccactgaactcaataagcattcaaatgatcagacctgcctttcccctctcctctcccttcttcctcccctcctcttccttttccctcccctgcccactcaaggcctccctccccatggtcaattttacctatcctaagcatgattgcatgggagtaaatcccactgaaaataaatatgcgaatgatcaaacctctgccttccttcccctcctgcctgctcccctcctccccatcccctgtggtcagtttcacctatcctaagcatgcttgcaggggagtaaatcctactgaactcaataagcatgcaaatgatcaatccattctcagcaaacttgcacaggatcccatttcttacctcccggattaaaaaacagagaaattcactaataggcgaaaagccttgcagtttaagaatgtacctttagccaacagatatttctatcaaactttaaaaagcagggaaattgggcagctatagtgaatgcattaggggagcaggagaccggaactcctctctgacatactgtactgccctacaaatttgtcaaaatgcaaacacaatttcggttggtctttcacagtccaatccattttctgtgtagcttggaagaatttggtaacatgtacctctgagcatatggtgagtggtggcaacacctgcaatcagcccaaataacagaaacaagagatgtgctgtgctgatcttgttttagccagagcttggaagattacttttaatttTGAGGTAAAATTGCGCATTCAAAATTCAAATCTGAAATATATTCAAAATTAGAAACTTTTACCTTACAAATATTTGTGATCATTTATGTCAGTTCTAATAACCACATGTTCCACTCTtaaattaggcagagtgaggtagttGCCTCAAGCAGCAGATGCAAGGAGTGgtggcaaggtcttggaacagagctgtgtgtcccaTGCAGCCTGCCCTTCACCCCTTAAGCTAGCTTGCAGTCCTCTCATGCAATAGAGGAcattgtcccattgccagtgttgaagctAAATTCAACTGCCCAGCAAGCGTTGAAGTTAAATTCAGCTGTTGTACATGTAATGGGGGAATGCCATCTTGTCTGCcttgggcagcaaaatgttttaggCCAGCCCTGCATATCAGATTAGTCAGTGCTGGATGTCTTCTGTACTCTAAAttggctttgcagagaattacTACTGTGTTTCCTGCTTTTGCCTGTTGTAGAACAGAATCATTTAGGTGAGTGTACTAGTTCAGGTTTGTTATCTCAGTGGTAACAAAGCATCCCCTGACTTAATTGCACTGCATGCTCCGACACAAAGGTTTGCAGGAATGACTACCAATGGTAGCATAATGAATAGGCCATCATGGCCAGTGAACTGAGTAATCCAGACAAAAAAAGACTTGCCTTGCTCAAGTAGTGCTTGGTCAATCATGACaaaatggaggagagagagatcaGGGACTCATTCCGttctagtcatagaatcatagaatgatagagttggaaggggccttgtaggccatcaagtccaacccctgctcacagcaggaaatccacagctacagcatctgccgcagatagctgtccagcctctgcttgaagacatccagcgaaggggatcccaccacctccctaggcagtcggttccattgccgaactgcccttactgtcaagaagttccttctaatgtccaatctgaacctacgctcctgcaacttaaaaccattatcAATATCTTGTCAagtcatttttttatttatagtttCTTATGACACAATGACAATTCAAATTCTtctctttgttttttaataaagTAAATACAGCAGCACATgctaatatatttaaaaatttattGTGGTTTTACATTGGAAGAAGTTGACTCAGGCATGCAAGCAAAGAATGAACAACAAAGTGCTGCAAATATGTGCCCTTTAGCAGGCTATATATAAATAGGACTGATCTGGACGCCCGGTTGCAACTGAAAGTTTTTCCCCAAACTGGCTTCTATTTGCTTACTAAGCGCCTAACTAGGTGTGATGTTTATTACAAAATTTGGTTTTGTGTAGTTGATTTTTATTAAATGGGGTATGTGTTTGTCAGAGCTggaccggggggggggctttaacTCTTTGTCCCTGATGTGTCCTGATAGGAATCCCCCCTTACACCAATTAGTTGTCCTGCCATTGTGACTAAGAGTTGTGTGGGATGGTCCCCACTCCAGTTGGGCCTGTGATAGGAGCAAAGGGCCAAAAGGCACCAAACACCCATTCCATAGCCCCACTCAGGCTGCCTCCCACTCCACTTTGGCTATTTGTCTAACAAAAATCAGTTACATAGTGCCAAACTACATGATAAGCATCCTGTCTAGTTTGGTCCTGATACTGGGATCCAGTTTTTCCCTTCTATTTACGTACATTCTTCCCTCTTTAacctctccctttttttttttactttttacctCTCTGTGCAATCACAATTCAGACTGACCACACAGGTCTTTATACAACATCTCCACAGTGTGACAGACTTGTTTGAGCTCAGTTTCCATCGGTTTGATCCTCTCCATGATCTCAGAAAGCTCTTGGAGTTTATCCTGAATGAGCTTGTTATGATGGTCATAAACAGGGAACACCCTTTCCTCCAACCTCTCGGCCAAGCTTGAAACCTTGTTGAAGGGAAAAGAAAGAAGCAGGAGTTAAAGTGGACTAGAGATTTCTAAGAACTCCTTCACAACGGAGTTGCCCTGAGCTAGAAGACTTTGgctatgaacacactagttgtcaaagcaaagcatttctattagccatacctggagggagAACAGAGTAATCTGCCAAtaagttgtgaaatctctttgaagctgaattttaaaaaaaacaccaacaagctgttcccaccaggttttatagtaaaaagggccGGAGTTTGATTAGCTTCATATGCTCCCCACCTCCAttttcaggagagagaggtagagatgcattGGAGCCGGCAGAACAGTATTTCTactctttgcctgctttttgttCCCAACACTGACAATTGTGTCCACCCATGAATAGCTGAGGTTTAAGTGATAATTACTTAAAAGTGGCTATGTGCACACATCAGCTACATTGTAGTCACATATACAGGGCTGTAGGGACTAGGAAGTAAGACAAACAGAAATGGCAGTTACTAGGTTCAGGATCATGCTGTAACAAGTCAGAACACCAACTAAGCAACCATGTGGTAATGTTACAGTCCCTTTCAAGTGGTCGCAGGTTGATATTTGTGGTGGTCCGCTGTGGAACTTTATGAGATGTTACTGATGCAACATTGAAAGAGATTGGGCAGGGACAGGCAAGGGAGAGCTGCGATGTGCCAGGCCTTTAGTTGGGAAGAGTTAAATTACATTAGTATGTATGTGTATAGATACACAGGCTGATTTGCTGTGATTGACTTGGGTGCATCTGACAGGAAGCTTCAAACAGAGTTAATCAAAACTACAGAAAAAGGCAAGAGCCTTTAACATAGGGACTGCCAACATGGTGTTGTTGAAAGACACTCCCATCAGAGCCAGGataatgagaattgtagtccaacaacatctgaagagcccctCGTTGACTACCCCTGCTTTAATACATGAGCAAGAATAAAAGCAATCCAAGCGGCCTGCTTTTGGATCTCTGCATCTAAATCTTGGAAAACTATACAGCTATACAATGTAAAGCTCATGGCATATATATTCAGATGAATTTATTTTCCCcaaatatttttatcccactttttggGCTTGGgttttcaaggcagcttacaatcattaaaaataaacaatacaacatgcaaaaatacagtaGCCAATACCAAGCACAACCAGTAACAAACTAAACTTTAAATTACTAAATGGCTTCACAGCAGGAGGAACTCCACCAGGACTAAAGTCCTagcgaaacaaaaatgtttttgcagtTCACCAAAAGATCACTAAGAAAGGGACCTATCAAGCCTCCCAGGAGAGGCAGTTCTATAATCTGGGTGCTGCAACTGAAGAGgaaaacagggagggagggaaggttgGCTGTGTGGGTAGCACAATTCGGCCAGGTTATAAAAAATAATAGAAGGGCAAAGAAGTAACAGACATGGAAGGAAAATGAATGGTACTAGATTAAAGTGATAGAGAAGGCGAACAAATAGGTGACAAGGCAACAACATAAGATGTCCCCAGCTGGATCAGCTctaagtcccatctagtccagtaccctGAGTGGCTATCCAGACACCTGTCATGATAAGAGGGGAAGTCGTGTGAGTATAGTATGCTGAAGACTGACAATGGAAATATAGTAAGGACAGGCTGGGGAGCAAGAGGTGGCAGACTTGTGCTaccctccctgctgcctcctcccccactttcaggtcagcaacagtgacccacctaccTGGAAGCTAGAGTATCTGTTCTGCCCCATCCAATGACCCACTTCTGCTAAGCAGAGAAGAGTGCAGTGCAGAGTTcacagaagatgaagaagagcAAGTTGGGCTATGTGGATGAGAAGATTTTCAATATGGAAAATGGGAAGAAGAAAGAACTTGAGGGAGTGTGTTCAGTGGGGGGAGGGATGCAATATGAGAGTATAAACTGAAGGCTAGTACTTAACATTTATCCAGGACATTGGGTTTAATAATTTGTAAGCCTTGGTTAAATGTGGCAGATTGGTAACATTTGGAGGGAGCTAGCAAATATTTTGACTGACTGGCAAGATTGAGCTCATTAATTCTTCCCTGGTATTCAAATTTCCTGGATTCCATTACACCCAGATATGTTTACCTTCATTAAAAGACTTTCTCGGAAACTGTTCATGAGCACATGGTCTTCCTTACGGTTTTCATTAATCTTATCAATTAGTTGCTGAGTTCTTTCTTGCAGATTTTCAATAGATAAATCCAGGGCTATAAAATAACTTGGGGATTTGCTTTCTGACCCTCCTCCACTTGCATTTGAATTAGAAAGAGGTGTGTTGGGAGCTTCTTTCCTTTATtgcaagaaaaatataaaagatgaTTGAAATATTTTgggtattttttaaaactaaaaacagtAAAGGTACCAAAGTTcttcttgtatttttaaaatctcaacacacacaccccaattttgGAATAGTTTAAATCATAAACAATTAAAGAGATAATACATATacaaaaaaaaaactcaaaagaAACCAGACATAATTTATTCACATCTTACAATGTATTCTGTTAATTCACAGAATCATCAGAAAAGATTGGctcaaaaaagagagaggaagaaagtcAAGACCACTTAGTCTGGATACAAGGGGAGGTATCAAAAAGTTTGTTACTGTTTCCAAACAAAGGCACATCATGCAGGGATCTCATTGGGGGCTATTATTTTTGCTGTAAATTCAATGAAAGTTTGCCAGATATTATAAAATGGGTTTTTTTCAATTTGCCCCCTAAAGAGGGATATCTTGTTTCATTTTTCTGAGACTGCCAGAAACCAGGTACCCAGGTCCTCAAGTTGTTTCCAATGCCTAGTAATAACCATTCTGGCTGCCATGAATAGGAAGCCTACAAGTTGCTTGAACTTTCCATATTGATTTTGGTTGTCCCAGATGCCAAGAAATGGCAATGATGGGATGGGCAGAAGATCTTGGCCCATTAtgcaattgatttcagtggaaattgTATTGCAAAAGGATGCCACTTTGGGACATTCCTATCAAAGGAGGAAGTAAGTCTCCTTACTGTGCCAGCAGGCAGGAGAAGTTATTTTAGATATACAGGAGAGCTGCATATGCATATAGCGCCAAAACTGTTTTGAGCATAATTTCTTTAACATGGGCAGAAATAGAGCACAACAAGGAAGTGTCACCATAAAAATGAAATATTGTTTCAATAAACAAAACATCACTTAGAAATAGGTTTGGAACTAATTTAACAAGGTGGTTTGGTGACTGGGTTTGTGTCAGGCAAAATAGCACACATCCACAATGAAAAACAATTTTATAAAGAGAACCTGATCTTGAAGATGGGGGAAGAGTTTCTGAATTTTAACTACATTCTGAAGacaaaaaacagttttaaaaatactTGAAAGCAGGAAGGAGGATTAATGGGTTgcggggagagagggaaggaataatatttcaaatattttttctGTTCCCCTTCAATCATtgttttctatttattattttctatttatttactgCCAGATGATTAAAAACTGGTTTCTATTTGGAG is a genomic window of Rhineura floridana isolate rRhiFlo1 chromosome 1, rRhiFlo1.hap2, whole genome shotgun sequence containing:
- the SYCE2 gene encoding synaptonemal complex central element protein 2, producing the protein MSNQEFQFQVSEQEQGKPDTPFFTNLERKELSDNLSRKEAPNTPLSNSNASGGGSESKSPSYFIALDLSIENLQERTQQLIDKINENRKEDHVLMNSFRESLLMKVSSLAERLEERVFPVYDHHNKLIQDKLQELSEIMERIKPMETELKQVCHTVEMLYKDLCGQSEL